The following are encoded together in the Longimicrobiales bacterium genome:
- a CDS encoding GTP-binding protein, producing MGKAQFERTKPHVNVGTIGHVDHGKTTLTAAITLTQSKKHGGDA from the coding sequence ATGGGTAAGGCACAATTCGAGCGGACGAAACCACACGTCAACGTGGGCACGATTGGTCACGTTGATCATGGTAAAACGACGCTGACAGCAGCGATCACGCTCACTCAATCCAAGAAGCATGGCGGAGACGCGG